The sequence TCTAGATGACACGGTGGGTATATTGAACTGTGCTAATTTTGAGGACATTTCTTTGATATGCCACTACAATCAAACAGGCAGATGGATTTCTTCTTTCAGGTATGGTTCTTTCCAATCTGTTCTGTTTCGACAATTTGaatgttttaatcttttatACCTGTTTATTAGAAACTTACAAGGTATTATGATTTGTCTGGAAGTTAGAATATTGCAAAATAAGTAGTGAATCTTAACAGATTCTATATATTTTAATGTATGTAGATCTATATGGGGTTGGGATGACTCTCATATCTTCATCGGCAATATGAAAAGAGGAGTTGATGTGATCTCTCGCTTCCAACGAAGAACAATCTTAACACTTGAGAGTCCGTACATTTCAGCTATTCCATGCAGATCTGATATACATCCTTACAATGTCGGAATGCTGGCAGGAGGAACCGGTGGTGGCCAGGTTTACATGTGGACATCAACTTAGGAAACATATTTTTCTTGTGCTGTTAAATTTTTTCACTGCAGTGTATGAAATTAGAAGCTTGAAACCAGTCTTTTGTTTTCCTAGTTCCTTTCTTATTTAGTGCACATAAGAATCTGTCTTTTCAAGTTTAGTATATGTATGCAGACTACGTTTGGGAAAGTGAGCTGGGGCTTATGGATGCCCAAATCCAGAATCCAGAGAGTTGGAAGGGAGATTTCCTCCATTGATTTGGAGCTTATTACTATGTGGAGTCAAAacgaagaacaaattgatactTTAGAGGCTAAaaactaagagcatctccaacagtctcttaaattggctcttaagttaaaatttgaggagggagaatgaaaattcatctcTAACAGCCTCTTAATGGCtcttcaaatcactaagagttctctatcatctctattaatagagagcctctccCCACCTCTTAATGCCTactaactttattttttattaataatttattattgatatgtccctctcctcacactattggtaatgtaacaataaagaataattttaataataaaatgataaataaggagtgaatataatgagcattgttggagatgatatatcttagccactcttaaatcactaagagtcaattatttatattatttttagagagcttACTAAAAATCTTGGACTAATACTAAATTAGGGAATGAGATTAGGAACTGAAACCCAGAATTAGTGTAGCTTTTATGAAACTTATTATCTTACATTACACGTTTACTGCAGATTTGTAATTAGAAGTCTTGAAACGCTTGAATTCTGTTAATGTAGAAGTTAAAGCCCCATTTAACTAATCCCCTATAAACCTCACATGGAAACACATTGCCAAGAAAACTTGATGGTTGGATGTTTTATTTGTAGCCGCTTTTTATTCCACAatagaagaaaatgttttattatGATAGAGAAACAAGTTCTTCTAACCATTCACTAATACAATTGAACCAAACTAAACCTTTCAATTACCAAACTTTACTCTTTCATTCATTACATACAAAGAATCAGCACATCACTTGCCATAGAAGCTCAAAGATAGAAATAAGTATGAAAGAACATGGCATCTCTCTTGAACTAGTCCAATAGATAATTACCACTAGTGGTAAGAAAATTCACAAGAGCAGTTCCAATACAAGAAAATTCACAAGAGCAGTTCCGATACAAGGTAGGAATTCAAGCAACATTGTTATATGATTGATAACATCTGGATTTATCACCAAATGTTTAATATGGAAAGAAAAGGAACCCACAACACTATGCCACACCACATAAACCATATTGAGATGTCACATTGACCAAATACAACAAAAGGAATTGGATGAGGAGGATCCGCCAACTCATCTTGATTAACATGCATCTCTTGATAGTTTCAGAGACAATCAAAAGGCACCTTTATATCTGTCTCAAAGGGTAATGAATCTACTTAAGGCACCTTTATATCTTCCTCAAGGAGAATAAATCTACTTAAATGACGTTCAATTAAAGCACCATTAATGCTAAAAAGTTACAAAAGTATGTATAAATACTCTAGCTTAGGAGTATCTAACTTCCATTAGCATCAGATTGTCCCAGCTGAACCCAATAGAAGGGATTCCGATCAAGAAAGTTTTGCACAATTATCAATGATTATACATAACATAAATACAATACAAATAATAACCTTCTCAAATGTCTTACAATACAAAATGATAACCTTCTCAAACATGTCACGTCACAGAACTTGTATTTAAATTGTATAATAGTGTCAAATTGACAGTCGCAAGCACAATTCCCAAGCTAAAGAAATGATATTTAAGATTTTTAACCATAAATTTCATGTATTCAAATCTTACTTTCACATAACATCACCCCTTCACAAATAAAGGGTTGAGAAAAGGACCAACTCTCCCACTTTATGAGCCGAATTGGTCCTTaaccaatattattattaactcAAACGAATAACTGAAGCAATGCATAAGCTACAAGCTCATGCATTACATCTACTGCTGTATCAATTTTCTGCACACTATCATGAGAACTTTCAAAATCAACTAGCTTATCTCGAATCTGCATCATCTTGTAAAAGCCAATATGCTTAAACCTAAGCTTACAGAATTTCATGCCAAACATAACATGGCAAAACAATCTCAATCTACCCAAACCACCAAAAAAGGTTAAACAAAATAACAATTCAAACAAACGGTCATAATAGCACCAATAGCTTTCATGAACTGGCATAATTTTATCTAATCTTAATCTCGACGTAGCAAAtctatattattattagaacacTTTTGGCTACTAAACACCATTTAAATACAACTCAGAAAGATCTTCCAAAGAGTTCACATAAGATCAatggaatttcagaaaaatatttCTGTATGTAACAATCGAGTAGATTATGTAAATGCAGTCCCTAATACCGCTCACAACTCCAAAAGCAGATTAAGCAATTACTTTTAATTGCATCCACAAGTCATAAGGTCTAATGTCATACAGTTTCAGCTAAAAACTAGCGGGAATTTCAAAGAATAGTTGATACAGGAATGGATCTAATATGACAGCAACAACAATGTAAGAACCATATGGTAAATTGCGAAGCACTGGGAAGTAATCTACTTATGGTAGCCAATGAAAATAGCATTTTCATTTGAAATTAATAAGCTTCTGAATCATAAACGTTGACATCACAATCTAATCactaaatgcaaaaaaaaaaaaagaatgaagaGCATAATCATAATAAAACACATCAACAGGACCTAAACCataatttcaaatattaaaaataacctGAAACTTGCACAACAATATCATCAAAATCCCATCTAAATAATTCCTTTAGAATTGCAAAAGGGAAAACTCCATTTTTAGGTCTTACAGAAACAATCTTAATAAAGTAAACAAAAGCTTAAAAAAAGTAGTTCGGGCTTAAACCAATTGTTCCACTCAAAACCCTAGCTTAGTGCGGCGCCAGTGCCTGCGCTTTGCATTGtacctgaagaagaagaagcacaAAACAAAATCAGTAATTTATAGGAGTCCAAAGTCGACCAATAAATACAGAAATACTAAAATATGCAAACCTGATGGTGTTATCGGTTCTCAAGCGGATCCAGTGAGGGATGGGCCTGTTCTGCCTCATCTTCTTCGCCAGCTTTTTCTTGATCATGAAACTCTTATGTGACGGCTACACTCAGAAAACAAACCATATCAAAGCTATATTAAGCTGCAAAAGAGCTAAAGTCAAACAGAGCGAGGAGAGAACGGGGGTGCGAAATACCATTTTCTTGGCTTGTAATCAGATCGTCCGGAAGGAAGCTGCGGATGCGAAAGCCTGGCGACGAAAACCCTAGAATGCAACTATCGATGGTTTTATAGAACTTGAGAGCCTACTACGTCGTTTAGTCAGTAGAAAAGAATGTGTGGACGACTAAATGATGGACCTTACAAGGCCCATTTGAAACTTTATTGTCTAGATTTGACTCAACGTTTGTAATGGGCATGTTCGATCATATATTTGGATATTTACCTAAATAGACTTAAAATGGTAAATAATTCCTAAAATAGCAATacaatctttaaaaaaaatgcgatttttaaaatatcataaaattacATGGACTATATTTGGGAAATCGAATTTAGAGTTTACTGTAAGCGAATTAATTAAGGATTAGTTGAttacttttttttcatatttgacTAGCTATTCGTACAAAATGGTAAACTACCTTTCAACTCGTCGAGGTTTTCCCTTATTAGCTAAAATAGTTTCTGCTAAATATTCTTCGGACTTTTCAAATCCTATATCTTTTGACCTGTCCCTGGTCCGAGTTCTTTGATGGAGGATGAGTATAAGTAGTTGTTGCCTCTCTTATAAGCCGGCCATGGATTCATGACAATCATATGGTCCCCATTTACTCTTCATCAGTGGTCCTTAATTTCAAAGTCCCCCGGAGGATTTACTCTCTGGTTGCCATACATTCCTCACTTTAGGCTGTCAGAGTCAAGTTGTCAATAGGAATCTCCACTGCAGCAGCCTGGAtagtgaaaaagaaaaaaatagaaggTAAGGTATCCATCCTTGTACTTAACGAATTAAGGAAAGCCACACATCAGAATAgaattgttgagcgatttccgcaagtgcacggtatacgctcgtagtaataaaagatgtcgaacccacagggaatgctttttaactaaaaacttatttaattcggttttattcacgtctttaggtttaactaaagaaaatcatttaattgattgtattggttcggataaattaggattagataagaatattatattgaacttagagaacaattctgtcttgggattttgattacaagacataCGCTTTCGtatttggaataaatagaaggtataaaacttattttcattaagcaaaAAAAGCAACTATAattttggtaagattatgaacatgtaataatacaagaatttatgcaattaaatggctttgaaccgtagaaatctctctggatcggagcagattcctaccttaatcaaattagtattttatatccgataagtcGCGgtcacgatcatatcatccgtaaaatctaattctttcaagtgttcaacaaagtttctatacaaatatgattgtataaaacgttttaataaaaacaccaatttatcattttgaaaatcattttgtcagaacaatatcaaaataacaacaggaagaatgtattgaataaaataaatatattattagtgaattgtgaatcttcacaagttaacagagaagaagaaacatggatagcattttaacgaaaactttgagatccgggttgtcaatctttccctcaaactccgtaggcttgtcagacctctttgcgcttcagtcgttagttcttctcgctgaatctttggaatagagactggtcagtgcactaccagaatgaaaacttgtctctgatcaagctttgaaactaaactaatactactgtgtatataactaatctaataacaacttgtgtacatcaagtttgtttatacagaaatgaaatctaactttctaactctttctgaatcagaaactcaacataataactctctGATTTCTCTATCTTTTCTAACTTAGCCAACAacattgatttctgaaatggatcacttatttataattggtgaagggttgtaattgaagggccatgtccgctggtgaagggtcgcttttatccaaacaaacagacgcgttttttggaattaaacatgtgaaatatgtgcagaattcttcgctgtctcatatgagattccgagaatctcagtcgcgacagggggtgaaGGGGCGAGCTGAAGACTTCAAATTTCTGGCGACTGGTGTTCGTAtgtcgcgattgagattctgaaaatctcagtcgcgataggggCTTTCTTCCCCGTAtctcgactgcttcttgtcttctttGAGTCGGTCTCCTGATTGATACGTATTCTTGGCACGtaatttaggtttttcctccgttttagctccgtttttggttttaaccaaataattaagtatcttgcatcaaagaagtaaataaagacgtaaaagtattctaaatgaatataattagcacgatttcaatgtaaatttaatgtatttatatatgatattttaggtatattttgggcttaataaGAATCTTGAGGACGAGATCTTATGGCATTAAAAGGGAGCGAGCATGCACTAAGGGGGGAGTGAGCCGTATAATGGGCAACTATCTTTTGGGACATCCATGCAACTAAAAGCTTTCATGGGATTGTCCAGGTGTGGTAGTATCATGTAAGTCGGTTCCCCATTAGATAACAAGATTCCGGTCTCTAAATGGATCTATTATAGTTACTCAATCTCGGGAAACCGGTTAGGTTACTTTGCCTTTGAATTGAGCTTCACTTATCTTACCCAGGACCCAACATTCTTTACCTCTTACCTGGGACCCAGTTCGAGCCTACATTAATAGTTGCCTCAAAATCAAGAATCCTGGTGGGGGGAGAATAGGGGTCAATGCTTTGTTTGGTTTAAATGAAAGAAGAGATCTTTCTAGCGATTCAGTTCCTATAGGAGCCCCTACTTTATTCCAAATGAAGCGGGAGccgatctaagacaaaaggaagATAAATAGAAGCCCTTCCATTCCCATCGCGCTCAAGGCTTGGCTGGCATGGGGTGCTCGAATAGAGAAGGCAGTGGATTGACAGATCGAGATGATTTCTCTCTTCCCTCCCGGTGTCCTGCCACACAACGCACGACGCATATGAATGATTAACAACACCTTTTCACACCCAATTCTAAGAGATATACCAATATATCTTATGTAGATCTAGTGGGAATGAGATTCTATACCCAAGATCGGGCATCCAGCTTTGCCGTAAGAACACTGACTTCGAAGAAAGAAATACCGGGTGGTTTGGCTCCAGGTGTGCCCTTGGGATAATATCCCATTGGAGCAACAGAATAACGTGAGATGAACTATAATGGAATAGAAAGACTACTTCTTAATGATAGAAtcagtttagttttttttctagTCTAATAAAAGATGAATGAGTAGCAAAAAAAGTGAGGTTACGCTCGTTAGTAAGTAAAAAATCTAGGGGAAACAAGGAAGCTAAAAGTCTAGGCGCCAAAAATAAGGTTCTGAGGCAGATTACGAGGtaaaagataagggtaaaaggAAAGGCTAAAAGGTAGCTATTAGGCTCCCAAGAATAAATTTGTACCAATCACCAAGGCAGGTATGTGGCCAGCAATTACGGGTAAAAGCAGATATTTGTCCCGTTAGCATAAAGAGACCAAAATAGTACCTATGTAACCTCCTGCTCTTACATTGATTCATAAACCATGCCATAACTATACCCTAGCCTGTATTATTATGTTGACTGGCGCTTCGTAACCGTAACTCTACTTTTTGACCTAAACCTGAACTATACCCTAGCCAGACCGACTAGTATTATTAGGTTTACCCTATATTCAGATATAGAGAATTGGTCTTACGTAATAATAGTATATGAAATAGAATGGGAACCCCTACGTATGTGCATTCGGGCTTAAGTTTTGAAGGGTCTTTTTTACTAAgtaaggaaagaaaaagaaaaggtaaTTGTTTTCTTCTAGACTCGGCAAGGCACTCACATCTCGCAAATACAAGAAAAAGAATGGCCATTCATAGTTTGAGTCGTCCTAATTAGTGACCTTCCTACCTCTTAGGTACCAGCTTTCTTTGCCCATCCAGTTTTCCTTCGCCTTTTGTGGCTGCTAGTGAAATGCCATTGGGGACATCAGTGGAAAGTCTAGCATATGCCGCCAACATTCTGTAATAGCTTCTTGTTCTCCACTCATCCTTACTTCCCGAATGGAGAGGGATTCGAACCCTCGGTATTCCTCTGACTCGTCCATTGTCCATTAAGTAACACTTTTCTAAGGAAAATCAATCTCGCATTTTAGCTCTCATCTCAGAGTTACAATAGAACTGGAAGGAACAAAGATAATTTGGTAAATTGACCTAATAACATTGGTCTTTGAATGCCCATGCAGAGATTCAGCTACTTTACTTGGTCGAGCTTCTTTTAGAACTTATACTTATAGCAGGCTTTTGCATATGAACCCCTGATTGAGCCCGGGGCAAGTGAGGGAGCTAAAAGATTACCATTCACTAGTAGGATACCAACTGATCGTGGATCCAGCAACACCTGGACAAAGGCAATCCTGAGAATTAACTTCCCCAGCAATGGGATTTCGAGACCAGTAAAAGGCAAACTTCTTGAAGATCGAAGTAGTGTCTCATTGTAACCGACCCTGTAGATCACCCCGTAGGCTCACTTCCCCCTCCACATATTCTTTGAATTGAAGTGAGGGTTTGGTCTTCCTTCTATTTCCCGGATTGATGCCTCTTATCACAACCTTGATAAAGCAGCCTTTGGCACATTCCCATAGTCCGTCTTGCTCTGTCCTAGTGCACAGAtgtataaaattttataaatctTATAGTATTATCGAATATATaagttatatttatataaaacaaaattctataaaaatgtgtcaatattataatattatcattaaaaacattttcGAATATATATAATGGTTTTTACCTATTAAGTGATCAAAGAAATTTGATTAGTCACTATTAGATTCAGACTTATTATAATTTCACCTTAAAATAATTCTGATCTCCCCCAGTCTAGGTTTAATGGTGACTGATCGAGTGAACTCCACTtcgttgaaacacatttccacattaattttgattatgataaaatattaaaagaaattaatatctccataattaataacacattaaatttaaatgttaatttatttgaaataatGTGTTTGTTAAGTGTTTTGATGAATTAAGTATAAGAttgaaataaataatcaaaggCCTTACAAGATGGATCAAAGGCCGATGGATCAACTTCAGCCCAACAActagaaggatccagaagcacAAAGCCACGCCTGGAAAGAAGACTAATTCGTAAGACAGAAGATCGAGGCATAAGGAAACAAGATCAAACGTTGACTCTGTGCAACTGACAATGCATTACCAAATGAGGAAATATTTAAAAGCTGCACACAGCTTGTCCCCTGGTCAACCTGGAATATTTGCCTGATTTGGTTAGACAATCAGTTTGCCTCTGACCAAG comes from Euphorbia lathyris chromosome 8, ddEupLath1.1, whole genome shotgun sequence and encodes:
- the LOC136202184 gene encoding large ribosomal subunit protein eL39z/eL39x-like, with translation MPSHKSFMIKKKLAKKMRQNRPIPHWIRLRTDNTIRYNAKRRHWRRTKLGF